From Eschrichtius robustus isolate mEscRob2 chromosome 7, mEscRob2.pri, whole genome shotgun sequence, a single genomic window includes:
- the LOC137767009 gene encoding zinc finger protein 33B-like — protein sequence MLHQVIFSRKNHYKLNECGETCDKSVLWKKHHRLHMGEKYHEHNVCGKAFFQKSNLTVHQKTHTGEKPYQCNECEKSFYHKPALTVYQIIHTGERPYECTKRGKTYQKSALRCQHQRTHTGERPYKCSERGKSFSQRSDLTVHQRSHTGEKPYKCYEFEKSFSIKSKLTIHQRIHSGEKPYECSECGKMYYMKSTLNKHQRLHTGEKICECSECRKTFCGKSVLLKHQRAHTGEKPYECVECRKTFSEKSTLSKHQRIHTGEKPFECSKCRKAFCQKSQLIQHQRIHTGERPYECKERGRTFCQKASLNVHQRTHTGEKPYDCNECGKSFFNSSTLVKHKRIHSGEKPYNCNECGKTFSHKPTLATHQGIHTEEKQCKDICTKHSSHNSEPLV from the coding sequence ATGTTACATCAGGTAATTTTCTCAAGGAAGAATCACTATAAACTTAATGAATGTGGGGAAACCTGTGATAAGTCAGTCCTCTGGAAGAAACATCATAGACTTCACATGGGTGAGAAATACCACGAGCATAACGTATGTGGAAAAGCCTTCTTCCAGAAGTCAAACCTCACAGTACACCAGAAAACACACACAGGAGAAAAACCCTATCAATGTAATGAAtgtgagaaatctttttaccATAAGCCAGCCCTCACTGTATATCAAATAATTCATACAGGAGAGAGACCCTATGAATGTACTAAGCGTGGGAAAACCTATCAGAAGTCAGCTCTCCGTTGTCAACATCAAAGAACACACACAGGGGAGAGGCCTTATAAATGTAGTGAGCGTGGAAAATCTTTCTCCCAAAGGTCAGACTTGACTGTGCATCAGAGGTCTCACACAGGAGAAAAACCTTATAAATGTTATGAGTTTGAGAAATCCTTCAGTATAAAGTCAAAACTTACTATACATCAGAGAATACACTCAGGGGAGAAGCCCTATGAATGTAGTGAATGTGGGAAGATGTATTATATGAAGTCAACCCTCAATAAACATCAAAGACTTCACACaggggagaaaatatgtgaatgCAGTGAATGTAGGAAGACCTTCTGTGGGAAGTCAGTTCTCCTTAAACATCAGAGAGCTCATACAGGggagaaaccttatgaatgtgTTGAATGTAGGAAAACCTTTTCTGAGAAGTCAACCCTCAGTAAACATCAGAGGATTCATACCGGGGAGAAACCCTTTGAATGTAGCAAATGCAGGAAAGCTTTCTGCCAAAAGTCACAACTCAttcaacatcagagaattcatacaggGGAGAGaccctatgaatgtaaagaaCGTGGGAGAACGTTTTGCCAGAAGGCCTCCCTCAATGTACATCAGAGAACACACACAGGAGAGAAGCCCTATGATTGTAACGAATGTGGAAAATCTTTCTTTAATAGTTCAACCCTCGTTAAACATAAGAGAATTCACTCAGGGGAGAAACCCTATAATTGTAATGAGTGTGGGAAGACCTTCAGCCACAAACCCACTCTTGCCACACATCAGGGAATACACACAGAAGAGAAACAATGTAAAGACATTTGTACAAAACACTCCTCCCATAATTCAGAGCCTTTGGTATGA